A single genomic interval of Amycolatopsis albispora harbors:
- the lanKC gene encoding class III lanthionine synthetase LanKC translates to MSVAARQVYCFADQVFYETPDRWEREHSSFGVSAREVPAGWRRTDRGFWTHLSPIGAELPEQGWKIHVTAGPADLEQACDLVWDYCVARNLPFKHLSTPHTYLAVNSKYAPRGASGKLVTIYPADERQLESVLLDLEKELDGVRGPDILSDLRWRESPLFVRYGSFVERYCLDADGEFVAALATPDGELVPDLRKPVFTVPDWVRVPEFLAESEHARRAADRFPYRVLKALHFSNGGGVYLAERESDGKRVVLKEARALAGLDRGFGDAPGRLAREHRALTELAGIPGIPEWYDFFEAGGSQFLAMEYVEGTSLWVWMAKNHPMILFDLPEPEAYRAYRDEALDLLGRIGEILDQVHARGIGFGDLHFGNVMVRPDGSIALVDFEMIFDLADPDYSPVMGTMGFIAGREARGLELDDYAFAALKLALFFPMEKMRVFDHAKLAQQLGIIGDRFGLDEEFLGAIRSKLGDPKVRPLAPPGLGEKPLEVDFAAGVPDWPSMISSMQRAILASAEPSRTDRLFPGDSAQFRAGGGVNLAHGAAGVLWALARTGVRDEGLERWLAEAATRIEHQPPGFYNGLHGVAYALDFLGHSAEAHRLLDRAGGQSAAIREIGLYKGLSGIGLNWLHFGEYERAAAAAATLAAALESGGGEAGAATSVKGGLLHGWSGPALLFVRMAEHTGDPAFLDLAVRALHRDLDQCVVTRSGSLQVEERGTRTLAYLDVGSAGIALVADELLPHRADERIAEALPRLLTACSSEFVLQPQLFSGRAGLLAALDRNRRRDPGLAGLDELIERHLVRQSWHAVSYRGHLAFPGDFGLRLSMDLGTGTAGVLLTTAACTGQSGAFLPFFSDRPAAGVDHRREAVLEATA, encoded by the coding sequence ATGAGTGTTGCCGCTCGCCAGGTCTACTGCTTCGCGGACCAGGTTTTCTACGAAACACCGGATCGGTGGGAACGCGAGCACAGCTCTTTCGGGGTCTCCGCCAGGGAGGTGCCGGCGGGCTGGCGCCGCACCGACCGCGGGTTCTGGACGCATCTCTCCCCGATCGGGGCGGAACTGCCCGAGCAGGGCTGGAAGATCCACGTCACGGCCGGTCCGGCGGACCTGGAGCAGGCCTGCGACCTCGTCTGGGACTACTGCGTGGCCAGGAACCTGCCGTTCAAGCACCTGTCCACCCCGCACACCTATCTCGCGGTCAACTCGAAGTACGCCCCCCGCGGCGCCAGCGGAAAGCTGGTGACCATCTACCCGGCCGACGAGCGCCAGCTGGAATCGGTGCTGCTCGACCTGGAGAAGGAGCTCGACGGCGTGCGCGGCCCGGACATCCTCAGCGACCTGCGCTGGCGGGAGTCGCCGCTGTTCGTGCGGTACGGCTCCTTCGTCGAACGGTACTGCCTCGACGCCGACGGTGAGTTCGTCGCCGCGCTGGCCACCCCGGACGGGGAGCTGGTCCCGGACCTGCGGAAGCCGGTCTTCACCGTGCCGGACTGGGTGCGTGTGCCGGAGTTCCTCGCCGAGAGCGAGCACGCGCGGCGGGCCGCCGACCGGTTCCCGTACCGGGTGCTCAAGGCACTGCACTTCTCCAACGGCGGCGGGGTCTACCTGGCCGAGCGGGAGTCCGACGGCAAGCGTGTGGTGCTCAAGGAAGCCCGCGCGCTGGCCGGGCTGGACCGCGGGTTCGGCGACGCTCCCGGCCGGCTGGCCCGCGAGCACCGCGCGCTGACCGAACTGGCCGGTATTCCCGGGATTCCCGAGTGGTACGACTTCTTCGAAGCCGGCGGCAGCCAGTTCCTGGCCATGGAGTACGTCGAGGGCACCAGCCTGTGGGTGTGGATGGCCAAGAACCACCCGATGATCCTGTTCGACCTCCCCGAACCCGAGGCCTACCGGGCCTACCGGGACGAGGCGCTGGACCTGCTCGGCCGCATCGGCGAAATCCTGGACCAGGTGCACGCCCGCGGCATCGGCTTCGGCGACCTGCACTTCGGCAACGTGATGGTGCGCCCGGACGGCTCGATCGCGCTGGTCGACTTCGAGATGATCTTCGACCTGGCCGATCCGGACTACAGCCCGGTGATGGGCACGATGGGCTTCATCGCCGGCCGCGAGGCCCGCGGCCTGGAACTGGACGACTACGCCTTCGCCGCGCTCAAGCTCGCGCTGTTCTTCCCGATGGAGAAGATGCGCGTGTTCGACCACGCGAAACTGGCGCAGCAGCTCGGCATCATCGGCGACCGGTTCGGCCTGGACGAGGAGTTCCTCGGCGCCATCCGGTCGAAACTGGGTGATCCGAAGGTGCGGCCGCTGGCGCCACCCGGGCTCGGTGAGAAGCCGCTCGAAGTCGATTTCGCGGCCGGGGTGCCGGACTGGCCGTCGATGATTTCCTCGATGCAGCGGGCGATACTGGCCTCGGCCGAGCCGTCCCGCACCGACCGGCTCTTCCCCGGCGACTCGGCGCAGTTCCGCGCCGGGGGCGGGGTGAACCTGGCGCACGGCGCGGCCGGGGTGCTGTGGGCGCTGGCCCGCACCGGCGTCCGCGACGAAGGTCTCGAGCGGTGGCTGGCCGAGGCCGCCACGCGGATCGAGCACCAGCCACCCGGGTTCTACAATGGACTGCACGGCGTGGCCTACGCCCTCGACTTTCTCGGCCACAGCGCCGAAGCACACCGGCTGCTCGACCGCGCCGGCGGCCAGTCGGCGGCGATCCGCGAGATCGGCCTGTACAAGGGGCTGAGCGGGATCGGGCTGAACTGGCTGCACTTCGGCGAGTACGAGCGGGCCGCCGCGGCCGCCGCGACACTGGCCGCCGCGCTCGAGTCCGGCGGCGGTGAGGCCGGTGCCGCGACTTCGGTGAAGGGCGGTCTGCTGCACGGCTGGTCCGGGCCCGCGTTGCTCTTCGTCCGCATGGCCGAGCACACCGGGGACCCGGCGTTCCTCGACCTCGCGGTCCGTGCCCTGCACCGGGATCTGGACCAGTGCGTGGTCACCCGGTCCGGTTCGCTGCAGGTGGAGGAGCGGGGCACCCGCACCCTGGCCTATCTCGACGTGGGCAGCGCGGGCATCGCGCTGGTCGCCGACGAACTGCTGCCCCACCGGGCGGACGAGCGGATCGCCGAGGCGCTGCCCCGGCTGCTCACCGCCTGCTCCAGCGAGTTCGTGCTGCAGCCGCAGCTGTTCAGCGGCCGCGCCGGACTGCTGGCCGCGCTGGACCGCAACCGGCGGCGCGACCCCGGCCTGGCGGGGCTGGACGAGCTGATCGAACGGCACCTGGTGCGCCAGTCCTGGCACGCGGTTTCCTACCGCGGGCACCTGGCCTTCCCCGGCGATTTCGGCCTGCGGTTGTCGATGGACCTCGGCACCGGCACGGCGGGCGTGCTGCTCACCACCGCCGCCTGCACCGGGCAGAGCGGGGCCTTCCTGCCCTTCTTCAGCGACCGCCCGGCAGCCGGCGTGGACCACCGCCGCGAAGCCGTTCTCGAAGCCACAGCTTGA
- a CDS encoding flavoprotein, giving the protein MTEKPKPAGGAAPEFGAGRLLLIATGAIQSVHLPFWLTWLRGHYPGLEVRAVLTRGALRFTTKQAVSILTGNEVVVDEWPENAPTTALHVDLVEWAEAIAVYPASVHYLARSALGLADTPSMLTVHSATVPIGFAPSLPPGVEENPVYQNNIRLLEQRPNVVVSATQAARSATTGRSDARGAAPLSTVLRDMETIRLRETAPENLEETVPGEFSLKG; this is encoded by the coding sequence ATGACCGAGAAACCGAAGCCCGCGGGCGGTGCCGCGCCGGAATTCGGTGCCGGGCGCCTGCTGCTGATCGCCACCGGTGCGATCCAGTCGGTGCACCTGCCGTTCTGGCTCACCTGGTTGCGCGGCCACTATCCCGGCCTCGAGGTGCGCGCGGTGCTCACCCGTGGTGCGCTGCGGTTCACCACAAAACAGGCGGTGAGCATTCTGACCGGAAACGAGGTCGTCGTCGACGAATGGCCGGAAAACGCGCCCACCACCGCGTTGCACGTCGACCTGGTGGAATGGGCCGAGGCCATCGCGGTCTATCCGGCCTCGGTGCACTACCTGGCCAGGTCCGCGCTGGGGCTGGCCGACACACCGAGCATGCTCACCGTGCACTCGGCCACCGTGCCCATCGGGTTCGCCCCGTCCCTGCCGCCGGGGGTGGAGGAGAATCCGGTGTACCAGAACAACATCCGGCTGCTGGAGCAGCGGCCGAACGTGGTCGTCTCGGCCACCCAGGCCGCGCGCAGCGCCACCACCGGCCGTTCGGACGCGCGTGGCGCGGCCCCGCTGTCCACCGTGCTCCGTGACATGGAAACGATCCGCCTGCGCGAAACTGCCCCGGAAAATTTAGAGGAAACAGTTCCCGGTGAGTTTTCGTTAAAAGGTTGA
- a CDS encoding MaoC family dehydratase → MADLTEIAAWFAGHEGTRLGHSDWLEVTPDDVRAFADVTRDWQRIHLDAEVAAAGPYGVPVAHGFYVLGLIPYLTSGLLDLRWTTLGLNYRLDRVRFHAPVLVGDKVRGTATIGGSRVRPRGFLELVLQVTVETSSADRPACTADHTRLYQVAADAELPDLAHAGTVRLDPPPDRPAGSDR, encoded by the coding sequence ATGGCGGATCTCACCGAGATCGCCGCATGGTTCGCCGGCCACGAAGGGACCCGGCTCGGGCACAGCGACTGGCTGGAGGTGACCCCGGACGACGTCCGTGCCTTCGCCGACGTGACCCGGGACTGGCAGCGCATCCACCTCGACGCCGAGGTGGCCGCCGCCGGGCCGTACGGGGTGCCGGTGGCGCACGGGTTCTACGTGCTGGGCCTGATCCCGTACCTGACCTCCGGGCTGCTGGACCTGCGCTGGACCACGCTCGGCCTGAACTACCGGCTCGACCGCGTCCGGTTCCACGCCCCGGTGCTGGTGGGCGACAAGGTGCGGGGCACCGCCACGATCGGCGGTTCGCGCGTCCGGCCCCGCGGCTTCCTGGAACTGGTGCTCCAGGTGACCGTGGAGACCTCCAGTGCCGATCGCCCGGCCTGCACCGCCGACCACACCCGGCTGTACCAGGTGGCCGCCGACGCCGAGCTGCCCGATCTCGCCCACGCCGGCACAGTCCGCCTGGACCCCCCGCCGGACCGACCCGCCGGGAGCGACCGATGA
- the fabI gene encoding enoyl-ACP reductase FabI, with protein MIGVLEGRTVLVTGVITTSSIAFHVAREAQLAGARVILTGYGRLRLVERLAGRLPEPVPVLELDVTDPAQLDSLAGRLGEHTGHLDGVLHSIAYAPPAALGGNFLDTGWADVATTLHTSTYSLKALTTAVLPLLEKGKDSAVVGLDFDASVAWDGYDWMGVAKAGLESTARYLARYLGPRGIRVNLVAAGPLRTMAAKDLSGFDENRPVWADNAPLGWQDRDPTAAARACVALLSDWFPATTGEIVHVDGGAHAMGF; from the coding sequence GTGATCGGCGTGCTGGAAGGCAGAACGGTACTGGTGACCGGCGTGATCACCACCTCGTCCATCGCGTTCCACGTGGCCCGCGAGGCGCAGCTGGCCGGCGCCAGGGTCATCCTGACCGGCTACGGGCGGCTGCGGCTGGTCGAGCGGCTGGCCGGCCGGCTGCCCGAGCCGGTCCCGGTGCTGGAACTGGACGTGACCGATCCGGCGCAGCTGGACTCGCTGGCCGGCCGACTCGGCGAGCACACCGGCCATCTCGACGGGGTGCTGCACTCCATCGCCTACGCGCCGCCGGCGGCGCTGGGGGGCAACTTCCTCGACACCGGCTGGGCCGACGTGGCGACCACGCTGCACACCTCGACCTATTCGCTCAAGGCGCTGACCACCGCCGTCCTTCCCCTGCTGGAGAAGGGAAAGGACAGCGCGGTGGTCGGGCTGGACTTCGACGCGTCGGTGGCCTGGGACGGCTACGACTGGATGGGCGTGGCCAAGGCCGGGCTCGAGTCGACCGCGCGTTACCTGGCCAGGTACCTGGGACCGCGGGGGATCCGGGTGAACCTGGTCGCCGCCGGCCCGCTGCGCACCATGGCGGCCAAGGACCTGTCCGGGTTCGACGAGAACCGGCCGGTGTGGGCCGACAACGCGCCGCTGGGCTGGCAGGACCGGGACCCCACCGCGGCCGCCCGTGCCTGCGTGGCCCTGCTCTCGGACTGGTTTCCCGCCACCACCGGCGAAATCGTCCACGTCGACGGTGGCGCGCACGCGATGGGTTTCTGA